In a genomic window of Streptomyces roseoviridis:
- a CDS encoding ATP-dependent Clp protease ATP-binding subunit translates to MFERFTDRARRVVVLAQEEARMLNHNYIGTEHILLGLIHEGEGVAAKALESLGISLEAVRQQVEEIIGQGQQAPSGHIPFTPRAKKVLELSLREALQLGHNYIGTEHILLGLIREGEGVAAQVLVKLGADLNRVRQQVIQLLSGYQGKEAATAGGPAEGTPSTSLVLDQFGRNLTQAARESKLDPVIGREKEIERVMQVLSRRTKNNPVLIGEPGVGKTAVVEGLAQAIVKGEVPETLKDKHLYTLDLGALVAGSRYRGDFEERLKKVLKEIRTRGDIILFIDELHTLVGAGAAEGAIDAASILKPMLARGELQTIGATTLDEYRKYLEKDAALERRFQPIQVAEPSLPHTIEILKGLRDRYEAHHRVSITDEALVQAATLADRYISDRFLPDKAIDLIDEAGSRMRIRRMTAPPDLREFDEKIASVRRDKESAIDSQDFEKAASLRDKEKQLLAAKTKREKEWKAGDMDVVAEVDGELIAEVLATATGIPVFKLTEEESSRLLRMEDELHKRVIGQKDAVIGLSRAIRRTRAGLKDPKRPGGSFIFAGPSGVGKTELSKALAEFLFGDEDAMISLDMSEFSEKHTVSRLFGSPPGYVGYEEGGQLTEKVRRKPFSVVLFDEVEKAHPDIFNSLLQILEDGRLTDSQGRVVDFKNTVIIMTTNLGTRDISKGFNLGFAAQGDTKSNYERMKAKVSDELKQHFRPEFLNRVDDIIVFPQLTQDDILQIVDLMIGRVDERLKDRDMGIELSQTAKELLAKKGYDPVLGARPLRRTIQREIEDTLSEKILFGDLRPGHIVVVDTEGDGEERKFTFRGEEKSALPDVPPVEAAGGPGPNLSKDA, encoded by the coding sequence ATGTTCGAGAGGTTCACCGACCGCGCGCGGCGGGTTGTCGTCCTGGCTCAGGAAGAAGCCCGGATGCTCAACCACAACTACATCGGCACCGAGCACATCCTCCTGGGCCTTATCCACGAGGGTGAGGGTGTCGCCGCTAAGGCCCTGGAGAGCCTCGGGATTTCGCTCGAGGCGGTCCGCCAGCAGGTGGAGGAGATCATCGGCCAGGGCCAGCAGGCCCCGTCCGGGCACATCCCCTTCACCCCTCGTGCCAAGAAGGTCCTGGAGCTGTCGCTCCGGGAGGCCCTCCAGCTCGGCCACAACTACATCGGCACCGAGCACATCCTGCTCGGCCTGATCCGCGAGGGCGAGGGCGTCGCCGCCCAGGTCCTCGTGAAGCTGGGCGCCGATCTCAACCGGGTCCGGCAGCAGGTCATCCAGCTGCTCTCCGGCTACCAGGGCAAGGAAGCCGCCACCGCGGGCGGCCCTGCCGAGGGCACGCCCTCGACGTCCCTGGTCCTCGACCAGTTCGGCCGCAACCTCACCCAGGCGGCCCGCGAGTCCAAGCTCGACCCGGTCATCGGGCGCGAGAAGGAGATCGAGCGGGTCATGCAGGTGCTGTCCCGCCGGACGAAGAACAACCCGGTCCTCATCGGCGAGCCCGGCGTCGGCAAGACGGCGGTCGTCGAGGGCCTGGCCCAGGCCATCGTCAAGGGCGAGGTGCCCGAGACCCTCAAGGACAAGCACCTCTACACCCTGGACCTCGGTGCCCTGGTCGCCGGCTCCCGCTACCGCGGTGACTTCGAGGAGCGCCTGAAGAAGGTCCTCAAGGAGATCCGCACCCGCGGCGACATCATCCTGTTCATCGACGAGCTCCACACCCTGGTGGGTGCGGGTGCCGCCGAGGGCGCGATCGACGCCGCCAGCATCCTCAAGCCGATGCTGGCCCGCGGCGAGCTCCAGACCATCGGTGCCACCACGCTCGACGAGTACCGGAAGTACCTGGAGAAGGACGCGGCCCTCGAGCGCCGCTTCCAGCCCATCCAGGTCGCCGAGCCGTCGCTGCCGCACACGATCGAGATCCTCAAGGGTCTGCGCGACCGCTACGAGGCCCACCACCGGGTCTCCATCACGGACGAGGCCCTCGTCCAGGCCGCGACCCTGGCCGACCGCTACATCTCGGACCGCTTCCTGCCGGACAAGGCGATCGACCTGATCGACGAGGCCGGCTCCCGGATGCGCATCCGCCGGATGACCGCGCCGCCGGACCTCCGCGAGTTCGACGAGAAGATCGCCTCCGTCCGCCGGGACAAGGAGTCCGCGATCGACTCGCAGGACTTCGAGAAGGCCGCCTCCCTGCGCGACAAGGAGAAGCAGCTCCTCGCCGCGAAGACCAAGCGGGAGAAGGAGTGGAAGGCCGGCGACATGGACGTCGTCGCCGAGGTCGACGGCGAGCTGATCGCCGAGGTCCTCGCGACCGCCACCGGCATCCCGGTCTTCAAGCTGACCGAGGAGGAGTCCTCGCGCCTGCTCCGCATGGAGGACGAGCTCCACAAGCGCGTCATCGGCCAGAAGGACGCCGTCATCGGCCTCTCGCGCGCCATCCGGCGTACGCGAGCGGGTCTGAAGGACCCGAAGCGTCCCGGCGGCTCGTTCATCTTCGCCGGCCCCTCCGGTGTCGGTAAGACCGAGCTGTCCAAGGCGCTCGCCGAATTCCTCTTCGGCGACGAGGACGCGATGATCTCCCTCGACATGTCGGAGTTCAGCGAGAAGCACACGGTCTCCCGTCTCTTCGGTTCTCCGCCCGGATACGTGGGCTACGAAGAGGGCGGCCAGCTCACCGAGAAGGTGCGCCGCAAGCCGTTCTCCGTGGTCCTCTTCGACGAGGTCGAGAAGGCCCACCCCGATATCTTCAATTCCCTTCTCCAGATCCTGGAGGACGGTCGTCTGACCGACTCCCAGGGCCGGGTCGTGGACTTCAAGAACACGGTCATCATCATGACGACCAACCTCGGGACCAGGGACATCTCGAAGGGCTTCAACCTGGGCTTCGCGGCCCAGGGCGACACGAAGTCCAACTACGAGCGGATGAAGGCGAAGGTCAGCGACGAGCTGAAGCAGCACTTCCGCCCGGAGTTCCTCAACCGTGTGGACGACATCATCGTCTTCCCGCAGCTGACCCAGGACGACATCCTCCAGATCGTCGACCTGATGATCGGCCGTGTCGACGAGCGCCTCAAGGACCGGGACATGGGCATCGAGCTCTCCCAGACCGCGAAGGAGCTCCTCGCGAAGAAGGGCTACGACCCCGTTCTCGGCGCCCGTCCGCTCCGCCGGACGATCCAGCGCGAGATCGAGGACACCCTGTCGGAGAAGATCCTCTTCGGCGACCTGCGGCCCGGCCACATCGTGGTCGTGGACACGGAGGGCGACGGCGAGGAGCGCAAGTTCACCTTCCGCGGCGAGGAGAAGTCGGCCCTGCCGGACGTCCCTCCGGTGGAGGCGGCGGGCGGCCCCGGTCCGAACCTGTCGAAGGACGCGTGA
- a CDS encoding SCO3374 family protein, giving the protein MALTVPPPRSPIDGGLARWYEHELGWATAPGPPVQLVTGLRFDVLELPAPAGHGVLRRLGAAVGPVALMGRRMRLLVAAGSAEELPGLLDWLEWGGISLDLAMLGTGGRMTAPLPPGRKPAGRSGSGVPEAAVWLRAPEPGREVESSLPALRPSLRGRAAEADSPCLVRLVAAAAAECHRVRLLSAARGRRPEPVAGADAQQRGAQRLASS; this is encoded by the coding sequence ATGGCCCTCACCGTCCCGCCGCCCCGTTCGCCGATCGACGGCGGTCTGGCGCGGTGGTACGAGCACGAGCTCGGCTGGGCGACCGCGCCCGGGCCGCCGGTGCAGCTGGTGACGGGACTGCGGTTCGACGTCCTGGAGCTGCCCGCGCCCGCCGGTCACGGAGTGCTGCGCCGGTTGGGCGCCGCCGTCGGTCCGGTGGCCCTCATGGGGCGGCGGATGCGGCTGCTCGTCGCCGCGGGGAGCGCGGAAGAGCTTCCCGGACTCCTCGACTGGCTGGAGTGGGGCGGGATCTCACTGGATCTGGCGATGCTCGGCACCGGCGGCCGGATGACCGCGCCCCTGCCTCCGGGCCGGAAACCCGCCGGTCGGAGCGGTTCCGGCGTGCCGGAGGCCGCGGTGTGGCTGAGGGCCCCGGAGCCGGGGCGCGAGGTCGAGTCCTCGCTGCCGGCCCTGCGGCCCTCGCTGCGGGGACGCGCCGCCGAGGCGGACTCCCCCTGTCTGGTGCGGCTCGTGGCCGCCGCGGCCGCCGAGTGCCACCGGGTGCGGCTGCTGAGTGCTGCCCGTGGCCGCCGGCCGGAGCCGGTGGCGGGGGCGGACGCTCAGCAGCGGGGCGCTCAGCGGTTGGCGTCCTCGTAG
- a CDS encoding amino-acid N-acetyltransferase, with translation MPSASANAVTVRRARTSDVAALRRLVDPYVRRGILLDKAPVTLYEDIQEFWVAERDDDATVVGCGALHVMWEDLAEVRTLAVDPGFKGAGVGHQVLDKLLHTARWLGVRRVFCLTFEVDFFAKHGFVEIGETPVDGDVYSELLRSYDEGVAEFLGLERVKPNTLGNSRMLLHL, from the coding sequence ATGCCATCCGCTTCCGCCAATGCCGTCACCGTACGCCGGGCCCGTACCTCCGATGTCGCCGCCCTGCGCCGTCTCGTCGATCCCTACGTGCGCCGCGGCATCCTCCTCGACAAGGCGCCCGTGACGCTTTACGAGGACATCCAGGAGTTCTGGGTCGCCGAACGCGACGACGACGCCACGGTCGTCGGCTGCGGAGCCCTGCACGTGATGTGGGAAGACCTCGCCGAAGTGCGCACTCTCGCGGTCGATCCCGGCTTCAAGGGCGCCGGAGTGGGACATCAGGTCCTCGACAAGTTGCTGCACACCGCGCGATGGCTCGGTGTACGCAGGGTTTTCTGCCTGACCTTCGAAGTCGACTTCTTCGCGAAGCACGGCTTCGTCGAGATCGGCGAGACTCCGGTCGACGGAGATGTCTACAGTGAGCTCCTGCGTTCCTATGACGAGGGCGTCGCCGAGTTCCTCGGTCTCGAACGAGTGAAGCCGAACACCTTGGGCAACAGCCGCATGCTTCTGCACCTGTGA
- a CDS encoding type III pantothenate kinase — MLLTIDVGNTQTVLGLFDGEEIVEHWRISTDPRRTADEWAVLLQGLMGMHPLLGVELSDGIGGIAICATVPSVLHELREVTRRYYGDVPAVLVEPGVKTGVPVLTDNPKEVGADRVINAVAAVELYGGPAIVVDFGTATTYDAVTARGEYAGGAIAPGIEISVEALGVKGAMLRKIELARPRSVIGKNTVEAMQSGIVFGYVGQVDGVVARMKRELAGPDGDPSAVTVIATGGLAPMVLADSKEIDAHEPWLTLIGLRLVYERNVSRM, encoded by the coding sequence ATGCTGCTCACGATCGACGTCGGCAACACCCAGACCGTCCTCGGTCTCTTCGACGGCGAGGAGATCGTCGAGCACTGGCGCATCTCCACCGACCCGCGGCGCACCGCCGACGAGTGGGCGGTCCTGCTCCAGGGCCTGATGGGCATGCACCCGCTGCTCGGCGTCGAGCTGAGCGACGGCATCGGCGGCATCGCGATCTGCGCCACCGTCCCCTCGGTGCTGCACGAGCTGCGCGAGGTGACGCGCCGCTACTACGGGGACGTCCCCGCGGTCCTGGTGGAGCCGGGCGTCAAGACGGGCGTCCCGGTCCTCACGGACAACCCCAAGGAGGTCGGCGCCGACCGCGTCATCAACGCGGTGGCGGCGGTCGAGCTGTACGGCGGTCCGGCGATCGTCGTCGACTTCGGCACGGCGACGACGTACGACGCGGTCACCGCGCGCGGCGAGTACGCGGGCGGCGCCATCGCCCCGGGCATCGAGATCTCGGTCGAGGCGCTCGGCGTGAAGGGCGCCATGCTCCGCAAGATCGAGCTGGCCCGCCCGCGCAGCGTGATCGGCAAGAACACGGTCGAGGCGATGCAGTCCGGCATCGTCTTCGGTTACGTGGGTCAGGTGGACGGCGTGGTCGCGCGGATGAAGCGCGAGCTGGCCGGCCCGGACGGGGACCCCTCGGCCGTGACGGTGATCGCGACCGGCGGTCTGGCGCCGATGGTGCTCGCGGACTCCAAGGAGATCGACGCGCACGAGCCGTGGCTGACGCTGATCGGCCTGCGACTGGTCTACGAGCGGAACGTCTCGCGCATGTAG
- the nadC gene encoding carboxylating nicotinate-nucleotide diphosphorylase produces MSTPEEARPEPVDVPLIQINAPAEPGGGCGEGCGCGEDEAYECGLDPALAQLLADAGLDPVQVEDIAHLAIAEDLDGGVDVTTVATVPEDAVATADFTAREAGVVAGLRVAEAVLSIVCTDEFEVERHVEDGERVEAGDTLLSVTARTRDLLTGERSALNILCRLSGIATATRAWADALEGTKAKVRDTRKTTPGLRALEKYAVRCGGGVNHRMSLSDAALVKDNHVVAAGGVAEAFKAVREQFPDVPIEVEVDTMHQVREVLDAGADLILLDNFTPAETEEAVALVGGRAVLESSGRLTLENAAAYAATGVDYLAVGGLTHSSPILDIGLDLREAAR; encoded by the coding sequence GTGAGCACGCCCGAAGAAGCACGTCCGGAGCCCGTGGACGTGCCCCTGATCCAGATCAACGCCCCCGCCGAGCCCGGTGGCGGCTGCGGCGAAGGCTGCGGCTGCGGGGAGGACGAGGCGTACGAGTGCGGTCTCGACCCGGCGCTCGCCCAGCTGCTCGCCGACGCCGGACTCGACCCGGTCCAGGTCGAGGACATCGCCCACCTGGCCATCGCCGAGGACCTCGACGGCGGCGTGGACGTGACGACCGTGGCGACCGTCCCCGAGGACGCCGTCGCGACCGCCGACTTCACCGCCCGCGAGGCCGGTGTGGTGGCCGGCCTCAGGGTCGCCGAGGCGGTCCTGTCGATCGTCTGCACCGACGAGTTCGAGGTCGAGCGGCACGTCGAGGACGGCGAGCGGGTCGAGGCGGGCGACACGCTGCTCAGCGTCACCGCCCGCACCCGTGACCTGCTCACCGGCGAGCGCAGCGCGCTGAACATCCTGTGCCGCCTGTCCGGCATCGCCACCGCCACGCGCGCGTGGGCGGACGCCCTGGAGGGCACGAAGGCGAAGGTCCGCGACACCCGCAAGACCACGCCGGGCCTGCGCGCCCTGGAGAAGTACGCGGTGCGCTGCGGCGGCGGCGTCAACCACCGCATGTCGCTGTCGGACGCGGCCCTGGTGAAGGACAACCACGTGGTGGCGGCCGGCGGCGTGGCCGAGGCGTTCAAGGCCGTGCGCGAGCAGTTCCCGGACGTGCCGATCGAGGTCGAGGTCGACACCATGCACCAGGTCCGCGAGGTCCTGGACGCGGGCGCCGACCTGATCCTGCTCGACAACTTCACCCCGGCCGAGACCGAGGAGGCGGTCGCCCTGGTCGGCGGCCGGGCGGTCCTGGAGTCCTCCGGGCGCCTCACCCTGGAGAACGCGGCGGCGTACGCGGCGACCGGCGTGGACTACCTGGCGGTGGGCGGCCTCACCCACTCCTCCCCGATCCTCGACATCGGCCTGGACCTGCGCGAGGCGGCCCGCTGA
- a CDS encoding BlaI/MecI/CopY family transcriptional regulator, which translates to MPRQLGELEDAVMTRVWQWNRPVTVREVLEDLQQERSIAYTTVMTVLDNLHQKGWVRREVEGRAYRYTAVSTRAAYSAALMNEAWAQSDNPAAALVAFFGMMSPEQREALNDAIRIAQRDIPEAAAPPAETAEGGREPGGPGR; encoded by the coding sequence GTGCCCCGTCAATTGGGAGAGCTGGAAGACGCCGTCATGACGCGCGTCTGGCAATGGAACCGGCCGGTCACCGTCCGGGAAGTCCTGGAGGATCTCCAGCAGGAACGGTCCATCGCCTACACCACCGTCATGACGGTATTGGACAATCTCCATCAGAAGGGCTGGGTGCGCAGGGAAGTCGAAGGCCGCGCCTATCGATATACGGCGGTCTCCACCCGGGCCGCCTACTCGGCCGCACTGATGAACGAGGCCTGGGCGCAGAGCGACAACCCCGCGGCGGCCCTCGTCGCCTTCTTCGGGATGATGTCGCCCGAACAGCGCGAGGCGCTCAACGACGCCATCCGTATCGCCCAGCGGGACATCCCCGAGGCCGCCGCGCCGCCCGCCGAAACGGCCGAGGGGGGCCGGGAGCCCGGCGGGCCCGGGCGATAA
- a CDS encoding Lsr2 family protein, with product MAQKVQVLLVDDLDGGEADETVTFALDGKSYEIDLTTANADKLRDLLEPYTKNGRRTGGRSAGARGKGRATASGGSPDTAKIRAWAKENGYNVNDRGRVPAEIKAAYEDANR from the coding sequence GTGGCACAGAAGGTTCAGGTCCTTCTTGTCGATGACCTCGACGGCGGGGAGGCGGACGAGACCGTGACGTTCGCGCTGGACGGCAAGTCCTACGAGATCGACCTCACCACCGCCAACGCGGACAAGCTCCGTGACCTGCTCGAGCCGTACACCAAGAATGGACGTCGTACCGGTGGGCGCAGCGCCGGTGCCCGCGGCAAGGGCCGTGCGACCGCCTCCGGCGGCAGCCCGGACACCGCGAAGATCCGCGCGTGGGCCAAGGAGAACGGCTACAACGTGAACGACCGCGGCCGGGTGCCCGCCGAGATCAAGGCGGCCTACGAGGACGCCAACCGCTGA